ttttaagtaaAACATACATGATGTTCTAAGACATTTTGGTCTGAGGCATAGTATGATCTGAGAAAACTAAAAGAGACAAGATGGATGCCACTTTATGCACAACGCATGTCAAGGTTGCATTCTTCAGAGTATTTTCCCTCCACCTGGGTATGGAATATCAATAGTTTTTTGTGCCACCTGAGATGTGTTCAAGTATCTATTTTATTTAGGAAAGGTTCTTGTACAGTCGCctgtattttaacatttaagaaGTTTGACTCACAAAAGAAATCAGTgagtagaaaaacatgtttataatcCTTCAAgtaaagtataaaaaatattgtttggTATTATACAGAAACTCAGGTGTCTTATCTGCACTAGTataaaagaaattcaaatgACACGCAGCCCCAGAGTGTTTCCCTGCCATACTGAGATGACATAATCATAACATGCATTGACCCAAATCTCTGTTCTTCCATTAACAGGGGTTCATTTCATGAATGTCAGGCATGTAAGGAATCCTCCATGGGTTTGAATGAGTATGCTAAGCACATCTCCACCGCTCAACACAAAGCCAAGTTGAATAGCTTGATGTCTAAAAATGTGAAGCCCCTCCCTCTGTACAAGACTCTGAGCATGGAGTCTATGGGCCGaatcctgcagagaaacaaggAGCTGAAGAAAGAGGAGTAAGAGTTTCACCTGTTCAGCTGTTATTGAGTCAAAATTATATTAGATTTTGCATTTATTCTCTCCATGAtgtcatgtgttgttttgaaactGTCTATTTTTGTTACAGGAAGAAagtaaatagaaagaaaaaaaagaaactgaagcaAGTAGCTGGTAAGAAGCATGCAAAAATTCGACAGGGAGCTGCCAGAAAAAACCCAGTCATGTCCAAAGTTGTGAGGCTGGAAAAATCCAACCAGGGGAACATGAAGATACTGAAACAGATCCGGGAAACCCACCAGACAGGAAGCAACAATGTTGTTGttcaaaacaaagagaataaaGTGTCCAGTGTGCAAAGACCTCCTCACCAAAGAGAATCAACTCTGCAGAATCAAAGTGGGGGATTTTCTTGTTGGCCCGGAGAGCCTGCAGGTCGAACTTGGCATCACCCTAATGCTCGGCAGCAGTTCCCCCAATCAACTCACCAGCTGAGGTATGATGACAGCTTTTCCGTCAACAGTCAGTGCAGAAAAGTCCAAATTGAAAGCTCCCAAACAGACCACAGAAGACCACACAGCACCCAAAGACGGGCCACTAACATGTCAGAGCAAATAACCATCAGCCAGCATGACCGTTACAACAAGCAGTACGAAAGAGACTTCACCAGTGACCTCCCTCTGACCGGAGCCTTCCTCTTTGATCACGGCCACAATGAGAGTACGGGATCTTCTCAGCCAGGACAGGAAGGTTCGCATTCAACTCGACCTGACTCTGCAAACAACAGATCCGTCAACGCAGCTCCCATACGGGACGTCGACGTCAGTGCGATGCTATGGCAAATCAGAAGAACGCTGGGTGTGAGGGAGCCATGCAGAGCAGATCGTGAAGCCCGCAGGCAGAACAGCGAGGGAGGCGTCCGGGGGGCTGATCACGGGGCCGCGCACCGAGCTGGAACTGAGAAAGAGCAGCCGGCAGGTGGCTCCTCCAGAAACCGTGGCAAGGAGACTACACTTCGCGTCACCTCTGCTGCAACTACATCTGTGCAGTCGTCACTAGTCAACAAGCCAAAGCAGACAACAGTCAAAATGACACAAGGCGCGACTCGGCATTGTGAGAAGAGCTCAGTGGTTGCAGGTGACTCAAACGGGCCATCAAACAGCAGGGAGACCGAACCTCCCACTTCACTCAGCCGATGTTCGGACAGGATCACGTCCTCTGAGCCCAACCTGAACATCGGCCGCAGGGTTCGAATTGCCCACGGGTCAGGCAAAGttcagggggagagagaggcggaGCTCAAATCGACCTTGAATAAGTTGCTCAGCTTGTCAGGGGCCAAGAGTAAGCCGAGCTGGagggagatgaaagaggagatgaaaaggaAGAAGCAGGAGAGGGTGAAAGGCCGGCCCAGGTAACCCTTGTCTCGTCTTTTCAACCATATCCATTTCACCCTTTGTTTGCCAAACagaaattatgattttttttaaatctgttttaattCTGTGTGGTAACAGGTTTGGAATTGAGCTGGTGAACCTTCTGTCTGACCAAGAACACTCAGCACAAGCAGAGGACAATGACTTGACTCTGTCAGAGGGCTTCCACTGGGAGTCGCTCCCAGACAGTCCTTCAGCTGCACACTGGACTGAACTGCCTCCTCCACCGCAGGACTGGACGCATAAAGACTCTCACATAGAAACGCAGGCAGATTCTCAGATGCAGGAGCCTTCAGGGCAGCCAGGTGCAGCACAGGAAGGTTGCAGCAGTCAGGCGGTTGAAGTCGTCTCTGTGAAGGTGGAGCCAAACGTTGAGGACGAGAATGGAAATCTGAGAGACAATCGTAGTGCCAGCAAGAGGAAGCACACGGTGGTAACTGAGCagtttattgtattattaagAGTAGGCCAGAGCTTAAACATCTAGTTTgctgatacatttttattgttagaatttaattattgtgtttttcttacagtATGATGGCATTTCTGAGAAGGAACCAagtggaaaaaagaagaaaacaaagtcaaacaaaggtGATTCTGATATTTTGTGTTCTATATTTTTAATAGGAATCTTTTATACTATTTCTAGTTCCATAATAAAACAAGCGCAAGGTATAACATACAGCGAATGatttatggcattttttttttttaatagaagtGTAATTATACACACATCACAATCAAGGCTACTGGGATAAAAATGTTTATCTAAAATGATTTTCTAAATACATTTCTCTATGTGAGTCAGTGTGCAGgcgtgtggaataaaaaagacatttaacagattcagattcacagatttctttattttattgtccaTTGTGAGTCTGATGATGTTATAGCAGTGCGATGCTAAATCGATGGAGTACTCTTTGaaggcattttcattttgaggtCAGCTAATCTTTTCTATGATCTGAGATCGTTAATCAGACCGACTCAACTCCTTAataatgtttgatatttattgGATGATATTTATTCTATCCCTATAGACCAGAACCAAATGGACCAGCTGTTGGCTGTGtctctgagggaggaggagctgagcCACACGTTACAGGATTTGGACAAGTCTCTGGTCCAGGCCCGCAATGCCCTGCAAGCTGCCTACACGGAAGTCCAAAGACTCCTGCTATATAGACAGCAGGTGCCACCCCtaatgaagaaaacatcacagaaatatatattttttcctttttctcagaCATCAAGTTTACATTAAGTTGTTCTTCCTGCTGTTTTAGTGTACTGTCGAGGTCAACAGCCTGAGATCCAAGCGCATTGAGATCCTGCAGGGGATGCAAGGTGCAGTACATTCGCCCTTTGCTTTAAATGGCTTCATACGCAACAAATTTAGTTACCTTTTTCCTTTCTTAATCGCTTTCAGGAGGATACTCAGGAGCATCTAATGTAGCAGAGAAAGCCTCCACCTCTTCAGcagagtctgctgctgctgctgtgcaacCAAgactctctcccctcccttccaCTAGTGCCTTCCCCGCCTCCTCCAGCCAGCAGTCACCTCCCACAAACCCAATGTCTTCCACCAGCCAACCTCACCCAACCCTGTTTGACCTGCCAAAAATGCTTGTAAAGCAAGAAATCAGCCAACGACCTACAGTCTCCTGTAACCAACCTGTGTCCCTGTTTCCCTCTGATTTGCTCCCTTCACTGCTGCCTACATCGCCTCACTTAGCTGCTCCTACAACTGCTGTTACCTCTCTCACACAACTCAAAGCGGAGCGCCCTACATCAGGGAATACAAACCCTTCTCCTGAGTCATCTGTCAGGAAACAGGAGCCAGCGGCGAGGGAGCGGTTAAAGGACTGTGTGACGTTGGTGAGAGAAGAAGCTGACAGTGATTCTGAGGCAGAGACGGGAGGAGATCTTGACAACGAGCCGGCAGCAGAGGAGCCTGGTGGAGGGACTGAGAGCGATGACTCTGTCGAAATGATGGAGCCCTCCGACCTGGTGGTCATTGATATTGATGAATCGGACAACGAGGAGACGGCCTCCAATGTCCCCGTCCACCAAGAGCCTCCTCGGAAGTCTGTCAGCGTGGAGTTCAGTTCTTCCAGCACTCAGACGTTTCAGCAGAACGATGTTGAGAGGTGAGGTGACTTCACGAGATATTATGGTCTAGAATCCTGAACATTACAGGGATGCTTTACTGgcaaatgtgaaatatgacCGACTTTTCTCCCTTGACTTTGCTCTCAGAAAAATGAAGCCAACACTTGTGCCAGTGAAAGATGCCTCTGCTGTTCCTCTAGGTGAGTGTCTTTTCTCCTGCATTAAATGTCTCACAGAACATGTTTAGATGCAAAGGTAAGATAGAGCTACAAAAACGTAATCACTGTTTTTCAGAGTGTGTCGACGACGAGCCATCTTTGGGAGATTTTCTGAACCACACAGGCCCCGTTCACGGCCTCCAAGTTCACGAGGGCCGGTTGTACACATGTTCAGGGGACAACACAGCACGGGCCTACAGTCTGACGGtatgttgatttatttcatttaaaccCACTTGTGACAAATGTTTTCCCTGCTTAAAAAACTGTATCCTTCCTCAGACAATGAGCAAGTATTATCAAACCAAAACGATCTGTATCAAGCAGTAATTGAGAATTGTGATCCACAAACTATATAATCTGTGAAACAATAAGCTGTATGTTTCGTCTCTGTATCCAGAACAGGGAGTGCCAAGCTGTGTTTGATGGTCACACGAACAAAATCAACTGTCTGCTGGTGTCGTCCCTCCCAAACAAGCCGGCACGCCTCTACACCGGATCCAGCGACCAGACGATCCGCTGTTACAGCACAAAggtacaaaacacatttctttcgTGATTTGTATGTGACACTTCAACCGTTATTAGACCTGCTGCTGTCATGAATTTGTCCTGTTGGTCGCTGAACAGCTTTAACTTAACATAGGAAGGGTTTCACTCTGATACCCAGTAGTTATAATTTACTTGGACTGCCTCCTATcttctgttttgcatttgtttttttgttgtaatttggtgatttatttttcaacatcTCACCTCTAGTCTAAGAAGTGTCTGGAGCAGATCTCGCTATCGGAcagagtgttgtgtttgcacGTCGCCTGGAACATCCTGTTTGCTGGACTCGCCAATGGATCAGTGGCCAGCTACGACTTAAATGTGAGTGAAATGATTTTAATACGTGGGGACGTACTAAAAGCTGCTTTAAAACGTCAGTAGCGATCAACTCTCCCTCTATCATATTTTCTTCCTAGACTCTGAAGCAGTTGGACGTGTTTGAGTGCCACGGCCCGCGAGGCGTGAGCTGCCTGGGATCAGCACAGGAGGGCGCCCGCCGAGTGCTGCTGGTCGGCTCGTACGACAGCACCATCAGCGTGCGAGACGCCAAGAGCGGCCTGCTGCTGCGCTCGCTGGAGGGTCACACCAAAACTGTACTCTGTATGAAGGTCTGTACACTTCAGCTGTTAAAAACTGTTAAAGTGGTCTTTATCCAGATAAGGAGACAAAATGATTTGAGATTTTACTTGGAAGTGTGTTGTAAGAATTGAAAAGGTTATTTATTCTGTTAAGAAAACAGTAGATCTGTATTCATATCACTTGCAGATGCTTCTCAAACAAATGTGCTATATAGTTTAAATGCTGTGGTAAATCACTGTATTTTGActgacatttgatttaaaaaggtcagttcttctttttcttgcagATGAAATGTAGATCATCAAAGAGATTATCACTTGTATATCAGGTGTACTGAGTTATCCTTCCTTTGTGGTTTCCAGGTGGTCAATGATCTGGTCTTCAGCGGCTCCAGTGACACGTCTGTTCACGCCCACAACATCCACGTAGGTGTTAAAGATTCCCAGGAGTTTGAATTATCTCCGTGTATCGATGGACGCGCACTTGCAGTCTGTTTTGATGCCTTTTAACATTACGAATCTGTTAATCTGAACATTTCTTGTGTCTTGTCTTGTTACTGAGGTGATCAATGGATTCATtatctttaaaacatttaaatgttaatttatGCAGAGTGTCTCTCTCGGCTTGTGCTTTGGTTTGTTTCATGCATTCGCTGTcaccctccatctttctttgtAGACGGGTGAGTTGGTTCGTATCTACAAAGGCCACGGTCACGCTGTCACATCAATAGTCATCTTGGGGAAAGTGATGGTGACAGCCTGCCTGGATAAACTGGTCCGAGTGTATGAGCTACAGGTACAGTGTTTATGACTCAATTCAGGCCACCATTCTAGAAagattttaaatttgacttCTTGAAAGCTGCAGATATCTAGTGTGCTGTTTGTGAACTAAGCCTTGTGTCTGTCGTCTTGTGAATTGTCTCCCTATTCATTTGAACTTTGAACATTTGCGTCTTTTTAGTCCCACGACCGCCTGCAGGTGTACGGGGGTCACAGTGACATGGTGATGTGCATGGCCGTGCACAAGAGTGTGGTATGTGAACTAAAACTGGCGCGgccatatttttcatttaatgcaTGGCAGGTTCATGTCGTTGAATTATGTATCTACCATTGTTTGTCCCACCCAGGTCTATACAGGCTGTTACGATGGCAGTGTTCAAGCTGTAAAGCTCAACTTGATGAAGAACTACCGCTGCTGGGTAAGGACTCTTTATACAGAGAATTTAGATATTTTAAGTCTGATGATAAGATTTGAGTACCCACTTTTCTTTGCCTATCCAAAATATCCAACGTTCTTTCTTgaagatatatatatctgtaaGGTTTGTTATATTTCTTGTGTCATAACacgtctttgtctttgtgaccTTCGCCCTCTGTTCAGTGGCAGAACTGCTCTCTGATCTTCGGCATAGCGGAGCATCTTGTGCAGCACCTCCTCAGAGATCACAGCAACCCGAGTCTGCAGACGGTCAAATGTCGCTGGAGAGGCTGCAGCAGTTTTTTCTCCTCGCAGCAGTCGGTTAGGCAGGTAATGAACTGACGCCATCTTATTTTCAGCAAAGTGGAGGTTACCATCAGCTCACTATCTAAGCATTTATCAAAAGTGAGGAGTACAGGCAGGTTGAACGATATCACGACAACAACAACTCCTCagtcttgtttgtattttcccGGCAGGAGCTGCCTGAACACATGCAGAGGCACGTGGAGAACGTCGGTGAAGTGCAGCCTTGACAGCTGCGGTGAAGTAATGCAGCAGACGAGGCTGGAGGTTCAGCCGTTACAACACAAGTTATTTTCAggagttttggttttattttccattcaCTTCTTATGTTTTTCTGGCTTTTGAGGTGCTGATCACACCTCTGTGGTCTTGTGCATACATGACCTCTGTAAGGCCACTTCTTATTGATCCCTGCAGCTGTTTAAATAACTACTTTCATCTATTTTCTTTATCAGTTACTTGCAGTTTAAGTTCTCAGTAATTAAGCTTTATTTGAGGagtaaaatgattaattactTTTGGATCTGTTGACATGACGTGGCTTTATACAccataaaatatattatacagTAAGCCTCTTCAGAAATGATTAGTACATGTGAAGTTGATCGCTCAGAACATTTTTACAACTATGCTGCAGATTGCAGATGTATTGCAGATTGAGGAGGgaacatgttttaatgttggCTGAATCTGTTAAGGAGCAgcaaagcagaaatgccaaagtgTCTGAACCTGATCAAAATTAATTTAGTTACACATCAAGTCTCAACACCCAGTTTGTTGTGAAACCATCGGTCTGCACAGCAGTTATTTTACTCAGATGTAACGATGCACTCCTGTAACATTGTCAGACTCGTGATGGATCTACAATTGGTTGAGTTCCCCTTGATGATGTACAACCCCACAAGTGCCTGACATCTCCTGTATTTCTTCAGCCTTAGACATTAAGGATCATTCTTGGTCATTTTAGGAAGGGTCATGGTTTTCCCTTCAGGAAACCAGGATTCTCAAATCCTTTATAAGAGATTGTCCTCATTTCAATGTCGACGGGACATGCGCACAGGGCCGACGGCTCAATTGTGGAAATAAACAGGATTAACTTGCTGGTGCACTGTATTATTAATTAAAGAAGGTACAGTTTGGGAACAACTCCAGAGTTTAAAATCCAGGCTAATATTTAGCAACCTGTACTTTCTGTATAGATAATAACATTTGTATCTCTACCTGCCTGCTTTCAGGTCAGGTTTCTCTTTGATTtggttaaaaatgtgttttgcatccTTGAATATAAAATCCATctacatgtattcatttataaCTTCACTTTTTTCAGATAATTATTCTAGGCAATGTCCTTGTCCCTTTGATCATTTTGTACAATGCATATTTGAAAACTTTTTGGATGATGGAGTGAAAGTAGTGAAAGCTGTCCGACCAAACTGTCCTGAGAGTAACTTTGAAGAATACTGCCTTAACTTTTGTATgttacagtgtacagtgtgtatttgatttgtactgtatatatacagcaaataaaaaaaagacaaatatcatttacagtgtttacctccactacattttaaaaacaacatacattcAGTATTTCTCTAAAGTATTTCACTCAACACTGATAGCGTTGCATTACTAACCACGTATTGTTTACAACATATGAACTTTAACAAAGGTCAACTCTACATTTGTAAAAACATCTGTTCACATCATCACATTACATCATTACTTCACTTTGTCTGGACAGTGATGTAACATGATTATCAGGCTGCACTGACGTCAGCATTCATCACATGTCGCTTTCATCAGGCGCTCTAGAGTCCAgaaaactgatgatgatgtttctgTATGATGTCAGTCGCTTAGAAATAAGCTAAAATAAAGTTGACATTAAATCTAAATATCACATACAGCTGGAGAAATCATCAAACCTCTGATTTTGGAGTCACAAAATCTGTGCAAAGATACTTCTAAAAAAAATTAAGAGGCCGCGGGAGTTGAGTCGTGAACAGGAGCCCCGACTGTCTGCAGCTGCATCAGTGGTGAAGAGGGTGACTTAAGAATACATGGTCAGCTGAAGCCACTGGaagaagagcaaaagaaaaaacgaATATGAGCACAAagggttttcattttgaaagtgtaCTGACCAAAAAACTGCGAAACACAACAGTAGTGTCACAGTTTTTACCTTTGTGAAGCTTATTTTTAATGTGTCAGAGAGGTTGATTCAACTCTATGAtcatttttgaggctgtagtctgtggtgttgttgtattggactgcaaCATATGGAGAGGTTTTCTGATAATTTTGGTattatatatgaaaatgaagtggacaaaatattagaaacacttgTATGTGTTGTGATGTAATCCAACATGGTAGACCCTCAAAGTGCAGCCTCAAAAtaacatctaaaaaaaacacaaacaaggtaaggtcatatttactgttttctgGTTACTCGGACTGTTTTAACGAGTTTGAAGGTTAGAAGCTCGGGTAAAACGTAGTAAATTGACCTTAAGTTGGGAACGTTTTGTCAAACTTTCATACTCGTACTTTCCTCGGTCAAGAAGGAATTTTGATGCACTTTGTCACAAGCATGTCTCAGTAGTCTTATCATGAAGAACATTTATGTGGAACAACATATAAAcatggacagaaacacagcaagaGACACAGAATACTAAAGCTGGCTCACCTCCAGGACATTGAGCTTTATTAATCCATCTCCATCTTTGTCAAAGGCATTGAAAGCCCCTGAAAGAGACGCAACAGATCAGTCTCCATTCATCTATTTATACATAAGATATAATAAGATAAGATGGAACTTCATTTATTCTGAGGGaactgttgtgcagcagttggAGTACAAAGTAGGAAAGATATAAAtagtgcaaatataaaatatcaataaacagATAACAAAAATCCACAAAATCGAAATATACACAAagccaaaaatatttttaaaaaaaaggtgtgacGTGTGGTCTGTACTTACTGAACATGCCCTCTAGCctcacaaaacagcagatgtaACTGTCAAAGTCGATGTTGAGGTGCTCGTCTGCGTAGCGCATGGCTATGATGTCATATAACTGGTTGTTGAGGTGAAAGCCTTCaagtggagaagaaaaaacagacattggATCATTGGatctgaaaatgga
The DNA window shown above is from Enoplosus armatus isolate fEnoArm2 chromosome 19, fEnoArm2.hap1, whole genome shotgun sequence and carries:
- the LOC139302640 gene encoding zinc finger protein 106-like encodes the protein MKPTLVPVKDASAVPLECVDDEPSLGDFLNHTGPVHGLQVHEGRLYTCSGDNTARAYSLTNRECQAVFDGHTNKINCLLVSSLPNKPARLYTGSSDQTIRCYSTKSKKCLEQISLSDRVLCLHVAWNILFAGLANGSVASYDLNTLKQLDVFECHGPRGVSCLGSAQEGARRVLLVGSYDSTISVRDAKSGLLLRSLEGHTKTVLCMKVVNDLVFSGSSDTSVHAHNIHTGELVRIYKGHGHAVTSIVILGKVMVTACLDKLVRVYELQSHDRLQVYGGHSDMVMCMAVHKSVVYTGCYDGSVQAVKLNLMKNYRCWWQNCSLIFGIAEHLVQHLLRDHSNPSLQTVKCRWRGCSSFFSSQQSVRQELPEHMQRHVENVGEVQP